The Carassius carassius chromosome 34, fCarCar2.1, whole genome shotgun sequence genome has a segment encoding these proteins:
- the LOC132114916 gene encoding protein SSUH2 homolog: MTNSLIYMTCLSSIVFHVQKVCGVCNGSGYRHSNDRCTHCNGRGRENCTSCSSRGSCQCVTCLGKGKLLVFINLNVKWSIEKDEYVAQDSSGLRVDKLEEVSGKELFKDAQFMVYPVRGFPDVSVAQASEHLVREHQGKYAPKSRILQQRQTIELIPITKVNYRWKGKPNFLYVYGNEFKVNADDYPATCCCSVM; this comes from the exons ATGACAAACAGCCTAATATATATGACCTGTTTGTCCTCTATTGTTTTCCATGTGCAGAAAGTCTGTGGGGTGTGTAATGGTTCTGGTTACCGTCATTCTAATGACCGCTGCACACACTGCAATGGGCGCGGACGTGAAAA CTGTACTTCATGTAGCAGCAGAGGCTCTTGCCAGTGTGTCACCTGCCTTGGAAAGGGAAAGCTACTCGTATTCATTAACCTCAATGTTAAATG GAGCATAGAGAAGGATGAATACGTAGCGCAGGATTCAAGTGGTCTGAGAGTGGATAAACTGGAGGAGGTTTCGGGGAAGGAGCTCTTCAAAGACGCCCAGTTTATG GTCTATCCAGTGAGGGGCTTTCCAGATGTTTCTGTTGCACAAGCTTCTGAGCATTTAGTAAGAGAACATCAGGGGAAATACGCCCCAAAATCCCGCATATTACAACAG AGGCAGACAATCGAGCTCATTCCCATAACCAAAGTGAACTACAGGTGGAAAGGAAAGCCTAATTTTTTGTATGTGTATGGAAATGAGTTTAAAGTGAACGCTGATGACTATCCCGCCACCTGCTGCTGTTCTGTCATGTAA